A single Strix aluco isolate bStrAlu1 chromosome 20, bStrAlu1.hap1, whole genome shotgun sequence DNA region contains:
- the QRFP gene encoding orexigenic neuropeptide QRFP, producing the protein MRAPYSLSCLFLLSLGACFPPSERQELGDPGEGTLLEPSWRAAAEDSGADWRAGAKRRQSEELSRLLGIARELRGYGEEGARQRPGRQGGSELLPAGGEKRSSTLGNLAEELNGYNRRKGGFTFRFGR; encoded by the coding sequence ATGAGAGCACCCTACTCGCtgtcctgcctcttcctcctgagCCTGGGGGCCTGCTTCCCCCCCAGCGAGCGGCAGGAGCTGGGAGACCCCGGGGAAGGGACCCTGCTTGAGCCCAGCTGGCGAGCGGCAGCCGAGGACTCGGGTGCTGACTGGAGGGCAGGAGCAAAGCGGAGGCAAAGCGAGGAGCTGAGCAGGCTGCTGGGCATCGCCCGGGAGCTGCGGGGATACGGCGAGGAGGGGGCCAGGCAGCGGCCGGGCAGGCAGGGGGGCTCCGAGCTGCTGCCGGCGGGAGGGGAGAAGCGCAGCAGTACGCTGGGGAACCTGGCTGAGGAGCTCAACGGCTACAACAGGAGAAAAGGGGGCTTCACCTTCCGCTTTGGGAGATGA